Genomic window (Terriglobus sp. TAA 43):
GGTCCCACCGCTCCGGGAGCGACTCGAAGAAATCCCCTACCTGGTGGAAGAGATGATCAAGCGGCAGTCGGCTGCTTTACACCAGGAGCCTGTCTATGTCTCGCCTCACATGATGTCTGTGCTGCAGGAGTATCAATGGCCGGGCAATCTGCGCGAACTTGGAAACGCCGTGACCCGCATGCAGGTCTTGAAGGGGCATGAATCGTCCATCGCGGACATCGAAAGCAAGATACTCGGCCGAGTCTCCTGTGCCCCTGTACCTCCTGCCACCGCACCGCAACGGACAAGCAACGTAAATGAGATGCGGTCGATTGTCCGGGACTTCAAGGATCAGACAGAGAGCCGCCTGATTCAACGGGCTCTCGAAGACGCACGGTGGAATCGTCGCCAGGCGGCACTGGCCTTGCGCATCAGTTATCGCGCGCTTCTCTACAAAATTGACCAGTACCAACTGAAAAGCACACGCATTCCGCTGGGCCTTGGCGCTGCGCAGAATCGCGAAATGGCGGCACACGCATAAGGCTTGCGTCATCTTTTCGATGCGCACGTAATTCTGCGCATACGACTCCTGTCCTGCATATCAAACGCAGATGCGTTCCTGTTTTGCGTCACGCTGAATCAAGATGTGCAACCCGATGCTATTCCCAATTGCCACAGGTAAGGTGCATGCTGCTCAACATGTTTTCGACCGTTCACTACGCCGCAGTCTGCGAGGAAGGCAAAGCACTCTATCTTGCTAGCCGCGCTTCAGCCGCTCTTCACAAGGCCAGCCTTTCACCAATTGGTGTAAGCCCGGAATTTCTTGCTTACAACCACCATCTGCATGCTTGCCCTTCTTGTGCGCACCGCTACGCAGAGCAAAACCAGGTCAACAGCACAGCCACGCATCAACGAACTGCATAAGATTCAGAAGCTGACCCCGATTCCCTGTCGTAGCCAGTAAAGAGATTCTTCATCTCTCTACTGGCTGACAGAGTTCCTCAGGCTACTGGACGGTAACGGTTAACGGTACAGCTCTCGTCACGCTACCCGCCGTTGCAGTGATCAACACGGTCTTTGTTCCCGTATCTTTCAGCGTGGGCGAACCAGGAGTCGAATTACCACCGCATCCCGTCAGGCTACCCGCGGCAACCATCATCAGAAGCAGCGAGCACAACAGCCGTCCTCGGGTTGCTGTTTTGCGCTGCGTCGCCACAAGCAAGAGCGGCACTGACATCAACACAATCGCCCATCCTTTCACCGAGCTAAATCCGGAAGTGGTCGTGAGAACGCTTCCCGAGATAGTGAACGTTGTGCTTGCCGTCCCGCCGTCAGTGACCGTGTTGCTCGCAGGCGAGAAGCTGCACGTCATACCTGCAGGCAACCCTGAGCAGGCATAGTTCACAGTTCCTGCCATACCGGACAATGACAGCAGCTTCAGGGTGACCGCTGAAGAGGTTGTGCCGTAGGTCACATTCAGCGAGGACTGCGACAGCCCAAGGATCATGTCCGGTGTGTTGGCATAAACCATCAGCGAGCTTGCCGCTGAATTGGAAGGCTGACTACCGTCGCTCGGAAGGTAATAGGCCGAAATGCCATGGGTGCCCAGCGACAAACCTTTCGCTGTATAGCTGGCATTACCGGTTCCATCCAACGCAACGTTTGCCACAGTCTTGTCGTTGTCGCGAAACTCCACAAAGCCAGCCGGGACTCCAGTGCCAATCGTCTTTGTGATCTTCGCGCTGTAGGTTACGTCTATGCCCAGCACGGAGCTTCCCGGAACCGTGAGTGTCGTCACCGTATCCTGCGACGTCGGTGCCGTTGCGCTCACGCCATTGAACTGCGAGACAGAGCAAACGTTTGCGGTATGAATACCGATGGCATTCGTATCGGGGGAAAAGTTCTTATTGATCGGATTATCGCTGTCCCACTCGAACGCTAGATCAAACTCGGAGTTTCCACCGTCGGTGATGCGGACGTTCATCGGACCGCCTCCGGCCACAAACTCGTCGCGTACAAAGTTCACAGAGTTTGAACTGTTGCCGAAGAGGATGTTCGACATATTCGCGTCCATTGCTGTTGCTCGTGCACCACTACCCCCCTGACTGGTGAACGGAAGCGAAAGAACATACCAATCGTAGAAAGGCGCGTTGTAGACGTATTTGAAGGGGAAGTCCGGGTTGTTGTTCGCTGTCTTCCAGGACTCCCAGTAGGACGTGCCACCATAGGTGGGATACCACACGGCCACCCACGGTGTTGTTGTGTTGTCGTAGAACGCCTTGCAAGAATTCGTATCGCCGTTTGCGGTGTATCCCATATCAGCAGTCGATGTCTGGCCATACATGCCCCACTTCTGCGCCTGATAAATCTGCGGAATAAGCGAGACATACAGGCTCTTCTGTGAAGCCTTTGTGATCATCTGAATCACTTGGTTCTGTGTCGCCTGCGTGGGTGCAAAGAGCGGAGACTGAGTGATGCTTTGACCGCCCAATGCGTTCAGCTTGCCCCAGTCGCCGGTAATGGAATCCAGCGTGGAATCAAATCCCGCCAGGAACTGGCCCTGCAGATCCGCCCCCGCGATATTGCCGATCGTTGTATCCAAACGATAGTCCAGCCGAGGGATTTCCTTTTGTGCGGAGGTATCGCCGCTGCTGAGTCCGCCGCCAGTGCTACCGGCTGCAGAGAATAGATCACTCACGAAACCAATTGCCTTGTTTGCTAAGGCAATGTCGTCCGGGTTCACAACCCCATCGGTCGCGAATGAAACATAAGGACTCACATCTGAGGCGACCATGTGCATGATGTGCCACGGGCTCAGCGTCGCCGGTGTGGTGGTCTGCGCTTGAATCTGGCTTGCTTCCAGATTTGCCTGAATATCGCTGGACGCCTGAATCAGGCTCAGCGCAGCGTTCGCATTGCCTGCGGCGACAAGGTCCTTCAGATTGGTGGAACCAGTCACGAAGTAAGTCAGTACGTTCGTCAGGTCAACAATCTCGTTGTGAAGCTGATACTTCACCGAATTGAATTCCTGCTGTGTGAAGCTCAGCGTGGTTCCATCCGGAGAGGTCCACGATGCACCTGGGTATACAGCATTCGTTGGGTCGTAAGTGTGATAGTCCAAAAGGGTGTTCAACGATCCCGTGAAGAAGTAGTGAATGTCATACGCATAGGTTCCAGTTACACCCGGCTGAGGAGCGCCGCTGCTGTTCAACTGCCCTGCCACGTACCACTGATTCAGCAGGTAATAGCTCAGGTACTGGTATGCCTGCGTCTGACCTGTCAGGGTGTTTCCTGTCGCAAGCGCAGTAACAAACTCAGGCCATTCCTGCGGCTGTTGCGAGTTGATCAAACCCAACTGCAGATCCGCTGTATCAGTAGTGGCCTGCTGCTGTTCCGTATGTGCCGGTTCATACAAACCATAGCTATCGCGCGCAAGCGTGCCGTGTACATAGCCACTGTGTCCCTGTTGTGTGAAGTAGGAAGAGGACAGCACATCATGTCCAGAGATCGGATTGCCAAAGGCAGGGCTGGCGACAAACGTATAAGTCGAATTGGTCGCGCCGGTATAGAGGATGGACTTATCCGGAATGCCCAGTGATCCCAACGCATTCGCTAGTTCAATCGTGTTGTTTGGTGTGTTGTTATCGCTCGCCATGGTCGTCGCATCGCCCCAGCCAGCGGTTCCTACAGTTGTCAGAAACACGACTTGATCGCTCCGCACAGACTGAAGTGTTTGCGCCATGGCGTTAATCATGGTGGCGTTTCCGCCATTCGCACCGAGTGGATAGAAAATACCGCAGTTCGCGAAGGTAACGTTTTGTCCACTGCCGCTGCCCGAACACGCGGTGGAAGTCGACAAGCTCCCACGATCCATAACCAGGACCCAAAAGCCATTGGTGCCTGTGGGCGGAGTATAGACAGCAGTCTGTCCCGGCAGGCTGGGCGCATTGATGATCTTGATCTGCGCGCTCTGCTGCGCTGTTCCCGGCTGGACCGTGTATTCCACGTTGTTCGACGACTGGAAGTTGTAGTTTCCATTCGCGTCCTGCATCAACATGCCAGTGGCAAACGTATTCGGTATTGGACTGCCATTGGTCTTGTAGTACTCGAAAGCCGATCCAGGCTTACCATTCAGCACGCCGATGGCTAGATATCCCTGGGGCACATCATTGGAAGTCCCGAGCGGACCACCTGTACAGGTGCTACCCGAGTTGGAGGGAGCGCAGTTGTAAGCGCGTCCGCCAATTGCGCTGGTGTTGAGTTGGGCCATACCGTTCGCCGCATCCGTGTTCTGACCGTAGTTCGTACCCACAATCACCAGGTCGTTTGCAACCGGAGTCTGGCTTGCCAGATTCTCGAGTGCCGAAGACAGTGAAACGCCATCGTTGTAGCACT
Coding sequences:
- a CDS encoding Ig-like domain-containing protein produces the protein MKSLRKLCTLAALVSSVGVFAQTAQVAGVTPTANVRNRATVSFPSATPGSNLQSATIQFPQGTRTETVKVKLNGKDVSAKFSATPCSGKLCLTAQLGSDDGVIDGNNTLFATAKNQDGTASSTRTHFVSGAASATSQGLHALAVSADVTASSLPTYSSFLPPSITFYTLVSGGPGASQNWFQLGTKSSSVLASGSCASSSMYSVILVDRRTLTQSGSSQCYNDGVSLSSALENLASQTPVANDLVIVGTNYGQNTDAANGMAQLNTSAIGGRAYNCAPSNSGSTCTGGPLGTSNDVPQGYLAIGVLNGKPGSAFEYYKTNGSPIPNTFATGMLMQDANGNYNFQSSNNVEYTVQPGTAQQSAQIKIINAPSLPGQTAVYTPPTGTNGFWVLVMDRGSLSTSTACSGSGSGQNVTFANCGIFYPLGANGGNATMINAMAQTLQSVRSDQVVFLTTVGTAGWGDATTMASDNNTPNNTIELANALGSLGIPDKSILYTGATNSTYTFVASPAFGNPISGHDVLSSSYFTQQGHSGYVHGTLARDSYGLYEPAHTEQQQATTDTADLQLGLINSQQPQEWPEFVTALATGNTLTGQTQAYQYLSYYLLNQWYVAGQLNSSGAPQPGVTGTYAYDIHYFFTGSLNTLLDYHTYDPTNAVYPGASWTSPDGTTLSFTQQEFNSVKYQLHNEIVDLTNVLTYFVTGSTNLKDLVAAGNANAALSLIQASSDIQANLEASQIQAQTTTPATLSPWHIMHMVASDVSPYVSFATDGVVNPDDIALANKAIGFVSDLFSAAGSTGGGLSSGDTSAQKEIPRLDYRLDTTIGNIAGADLQGQFLAGFDSTLDSITGDWGKLNALGGQSITQSPLFAPTQATQNQVIQMITKASQKSLYVSLIPQIYQAQKWGMYGQTSTADMGYTANGDTNSCKAFYDNTTTPWVAVWYPTYGGTSYWESWKTANNNPDFPFKYVYNAPFYDWYVLSLPFTSQGGSGARATAMDANMSNILFGNSSNSVNFVRDEFVAGGGPMNVRITDGGNSEFDLAFEWDSDNPINKNFSPDTNAIGIHTANVCSVSQFNGVSATAPTSQDTVTTLTVPGSSVLGIDVTYSAKITKTIGTGVPAGFVEFRDNDKTVANVALDGTGNASYTAKGLSLGTHGISAYYLPSDGSQPSNSAASSLMVYANTPDMILGLSQSSLNVTYGTTSSAVTLKLLSLSGMAGTVNYACSGLPAGMTCSFSPASNTVTDGGTASTTFTISGSVLTTTSGFSSVKGWAIVLMSVPLLLVATQRKTATRGRLLCSLLLMMVAAGSLTGCGGNSTPGSPTLKDTGTKTVLITATAGSVTRAVPLTVTVQ